The DNA sequence ACATTCAAATTCTTAGCAACCTGAAGGGTGAGAGTCAGAATCTGCAGCCTGCCTTGCTCCTCCATCTTCTTAAAGAAGTAGATTGGCTTCAAACTCTGCCTCAACATGAACGCCAGCGTAAAGGGCAACCCGAAAGCCAAAATGCTTTGAACTGAAACCTCCGGCATTGGGGTCGATTTAGTGATGTATGAAATCCAAGCTCCGACGCCGAGTTGGGCCAAACCCAGAAGAGCCAATACCCTGCTCAGACTACACATGTTTTTCGCCATCGATTCGAGAACTTCTCTGGTCTCATTGGCCAAAGTCGAAGGGTCTCGCTCCACAGTCGGTCC is a window from the Pyrus communis chromosome 16, drPyrComm1.1, whole genome shotgun sequence genome containing:
- the LOC137721223 gene encoding uncharacterized protein; the protein is MSDITLQAPCRLPVSEQTVRGKYTSGPMPASPFKHQEIEGPTVERDPSTLANETREVLESMAKNMCSLSRVLALLGLAQLGVGAWISYITKSTPMPEVSVQSILAFGLPFTLAFMLRQSLKPIYFFKKMEEQGRLQILTLTLQVAKNLNVFFVRVRGVSFLCIAGLSVGVLFAALTR